In a single window of the Carnobacterium gallinarum DSM 4847 genome:
- a CDS encoding peptide MFS transporter, with the protein MTMKKEKTFFGQPFGLSTLFFTEMWERFSYYGMRAILIYYIYDSVTNGGLGYSKALAASIMAIYGSMVYMSSVIGGWLSDRVWGSRKTIFYGGVLIMLGHIILALPFGAGALFASIAIIVLGTGMLKPNVSEIVGGLYEKNDHRRDSGFSIFVMGINIGSFLAPLIIGAVQKEYNYHVGFSIAAFGMLAGLIQYYFQGKKYLGPIGLKPTNPVTQPEKKTIYKNLAIAAVLIVVVLGVAFAVGRLDIEFIILLLSILGVALPIFYFTKMIRSKDVNEIERSRIWAYIPLFIASIFFWSIEEQGSVILAIYADERTNLNFMGLHLIPSWFQSLNPLFVVLMSTMFAWLWTKLGDRQPSTTIKFSIGIVFAGLSFVVLVIPAMLNGTEALVSPMWLVLSFFLVIIGEMCLSPVGLSATTKLAPRAFQSQMMSMWFLGDAAAQAINAQIVSLYSPENEIIYFAAVGGFTILVGLLLSLMNSKIKTLMQGLN; encoded by the coding sequence ATGACGATGAAAAAAGAAAAAACATTTTTTGGACAACCATTTGGGCTGTCTACTCTTTTCTTTACAGAAATGTGGGAAAGATTTAGTTACTATGGAATGCGCGCGATTTTAATTTATTACATTTATGATTCAGTAACAAATGGTGGTTTAGGTTATTCTAAAGCATTAGCTGCATCTATTATGGCCATATATGGATCGATGGTCTATATGTCTAGTGTAATTGGTGGTTGGCTAAGTGATCGCGTTTGGGGTAGTCGTAAAACAATCTTTTACGGTGGAGTTTTAATTATGTTAGGGCATATCATTTTGGCCTTGCCATTTGGTGCAGGTGCTTTATTTGCCTCAATTGCTATTATCGTATTAGGAACTGGGATGTTAAAACCGAATGTTTCTGAAATTGTAGGTGGATTATATGAAAAAAATGATCATCGCCGTGATTCTGGATTTAGTATCTTTGTAATGGGAATCAACATTGGTTCTTTTCTGGCACCATTAATCATTGGGGCTGTACAAAAAGAATACAATTATCATGTTGGTTTCTCAATCGCTGCTTTCGGTATGTTAGCTGGTTTAATTCAATATTACTTCCAAGGGAAAAAATATCTTGGACCTATTGGTTTAAAACCTACTAATCCTGTTACTCAACCTGAGAAAAAAACAATTTATAAAAACTTGGCTATTGCTGCGGTTCTGATTGTTGTTGTTCTTGGTGTGGCTTTTGCTGTAGGACGTTTAGATATCGAATTTATCATTTTGTTATTAAGTATTTTAGGTGTTGCCTTACCTATTTTCTACTTTACTAAAATGATTCGTAGTAAGGATGTTAATGAAATTGAGCGTTCACGAATTTGGGCCTATATTCCTTTATTTATTGCAAGTATCTTCTTTTGGTCAATTGAAGAGCAAGGCTCTGTTATCTTAGCTATTTATGCAGATGAACGAACAAACCTTAACTTTATGGGGCTACATTTAATTCCCAGCTGGTTTCAATCATTAAATCCACTTTTTGTTGTATTAATGTCAACAATGTTTGCGTGGCTTTGGACTAAATTAGGTGATCGTCAGCCTTCTACAACGATTAAATTCTCAATCGGAATTGTTTTTGCTGGATTATCCTTTGTTGTTTTAGTGATTCCAGCGATGTTGAATGGTACTGAGGCGCTTGTTAGTCCAATGTGGCTAGTCTTAAGCTTTTTCTTAGTGATTATTGGTGAAATGTGTTTATCTCCAGTCGGCCTTAGCGCAACTACAAAATTAGCTCCTCGGGCTTTCCAATCTCAAATGATGAGTATGTGGTTTCTAGGTGATGCTGCGGCTCAAGCTATTAATGCACAAATCGTTTCACTTTATTCACCAGAAAATGAAATTATTTACTTTGCTGCTGTTGGTGGATTCACTATTTTAGTGGGCTTATTGTTATCTTTAATGAATTCAAAAATCAAAACGTTAATGCAAGGTTTAAACTAG
- a CDS encoding C39 family peptidase, whose amino-acid sequence MNKRSFSKFGLILLVSVGLIFFINEHWIQAETKKTVNTASISESVAKKQTKTTSSSESVPPSIQLDVPLVNQMDEPALYNGCEVSSLTMLLQYAGVEVSKNDLAAKLKSVPIIDEDGYMGNPNKAFVGDITGGGEGGLGVYHKPVANLAKKYISKKKVNDITGSSFDDLLKQVAAGNPVWIITTANFVPVDSFETWETAEEDLEITYDMHSVVVTGYDADSIYINNPYGEKDQQLDKADFVAAFEQMGSQAIYLDNTL is encoded by the coding sequence ATGAACAAAAGAAGTTTTAGTAAATTTGGTTTGATCCTGCTTGTATCAGTAGGTCTAATCTTTTTTATTAATGAACATTGGATTCAAGCTGAAACAAAAAAAACTGTCAATACAGCATCTATCTCTGAATCAGTAGCAAAAAAACAAACAAAGACTACATCATCGTCAGAATCAGTACCTCCCTCTATCCAACTTGATGTTCCTTTAGTAAACCAAATGGATGAACCAGCTTTATATAATGGTTGTGAAGTTTCATCATTGACGATGCTTCTGCAATATGCAGGAGTTGAGGTTTCCAAAAATGATTTAGCAGCAAAATTAAAAAGCGTTCCTATCATCGACGAAGATGGTTATATGGGAAATCCCAATAAAGCTTTTGTAGGTGATATCACTGGTGGTGGTGAAGGTGGACTAGGTGTCTACCATAAACCAGTTGCGAATTTAGCTAAAAAATACATTTCAAAGAAAAAAGTAAACGATATTACAGGTTCAAGCTTTGATGATTTATTAAAACAAGTAGCTGCTGGAAATCCTGTTTGGATTATTACAACTGCGAATTTTGTACCTGTTGATAGTTTTGAAACTTGGGAAACTGCTGAGGAGGATCTTGAGATTACTTATGATATGCATAGTGTTGTGGTTACGGGCTATGATGCTGATTCAATCTACATTAACAATCCATATGGTGAAAAAGATCAACAACTAGATAAAGCTGATTTTGTTGCTGCATTTGAACAAATGGGCAGCCAAGCAATTTATTTAGACAACACACTGTAA
- a CDS encoding alpha/beta hydrolase, giving the protein MLTCQNFTYFQDEHYQLEASLYVANENKKNQTILYLHGGGLIWGSRHDLPESYIQLFVQAGYDFISLDYPLAPETDLAEILSKLELAFHWFQKEALTTLKLSSTNFHLFGRSAGAYLAFICAKNPNVPAPQKIISFYGYASINAAFYLEPNSFYQTYPLVPLNLVDALIQQKPIVTGSLEKRYGIYLYARQTGKWLDLVLKNQADSEKYSLSDEDLALLPPTFIAQSTADEDVPYRIGIDLSLAIPKAKFLSIQGLQHDFDQDFNEPQAKNAYQEAINWLNK; this is encoded by the coding sequence ATGTTAACTTGTCAAAATTTCACATACTTTCAAGATGAACATTACCAATTAGAAGCTTCTTTATATGTAGCAAATGAAAATAAAAAAAATCAAACGATTCTCTATTTACATGGTGGTGGATTAATCTGGGGCAGTCGTCATGACTTACCAGAAAGCTACATTCAGTTATTTGTACAAGCAGGCTATGATTTTATAAGTTTAGATTATCCACTTGCTCCAGAAACGGATTTAGCAGAGATTCTTAGTAAACTTGAACTAGCCTTCCATTGGTTCCAAAAAGAAGCTTTGACAACGTTAAAATTAAGTTCTACTAATTTTCATTTATTTGGTCGTTCAGCAGGTGCCTACTTAGCTTTTATTTGTGCTAAAAATCCTAACGTACCAGCTCCACAAAAAATAATTAGTTTTTACGGATATGCATCCATCAATGCAGCTTTCTACCTAGAACCAAATTCATTTTATCAAACGTATCCCCTTGTTCCATTAAACCTAGTAGATGCTTTAATTCAGCAAAAGCCAATCGTTACAGGTAGCTTAGAAAAACGCTACGGGATCTATCTTTATGCTAGACAAACTGGAAAATGGTTGGATTTGGTTTTGAAAAATCAGGCTGATAGTGAAAAGTACTCTTTATCTGATGAAGATCTAGCTTTACTCCCACCAACCTTTATTGCTCAAAGTACTGCTGATGAGGATGTTCCTTATCGAATCGGTATTGATTTAAGCTTGGCTATTCCTAAGGCAAAATTTCTTAGTATTCAAGGTTTGCAACATGATTTTGATCAAGACTTTAATGAACCTCAGGCTAAAAATGCCTATCAAGAGGCAATTAATTGGTTAAATAAGTAG
- the addA gene encoding helicase-exonuclease AddAB subunit AddA has translation MELPIKPQNSRFTDGQWQAVYETDHTILVSASAGSGKTTVLVERVIEKIKAGTNVDELLIVTYTEAAAREMKGRIQVAIQKALTAEGEATMKRHLVKQISLLPQAHISTLHAFCLQVIRRYYYLIELDPVFRLLTDETEMLLLKEDVWTELRETLYGEEANQFYNLTATYSNDRNDDGLTQLIFSLYEFSRANPNPQLWLEHLSDLYRVPQTGFGETKLFQELVKPQILEVLTSLVDGATRASQLAEGTEELTKQYELVHSEQRFFEELLGLVEEDHYEAIYHHSKLFKFERISAVKKAADESIKEVGVEVKQLRDQYKERYNQMSADYFAILPEDMAKLMEKAIPIIEEMARVTQLFTEAYSTEKRNRNVLDFNDLEHLTLQILATYEEGSWHPTEASNYYREKFSEVLVDEYQDVNQLQENLVFWLANENPEQGNLFMVGDVKQSIYSFRLADPTLFLTKYEKFGQHIGGERIILAENFRSRGEVLHFTNLIFQQLMDKSVGQMDYDEAAKLIHGFPNFPESHKHQPEILIYEKGTTEEADDGDSESVGWDMRINDKTEGELLMVGQRIQQLITEEFPIYDKELKQNRSIQYQDIVLLTPTKKNNLILLDIFKRLEIPLHVNDTQNYFQTTEIKVMMALLKIIDNPYQDIPLAAVLRSPIVGLDENQLAHIRINKKTGDYYEALDNFYRNYTGIEKASHFVTELFEKVKRFMELLENWRRMARREHLVTLIWSIYEETGFLDYVGGMSAGKQRQANLHALYERAENYETSSFKGLFQFVRFIEKMQEKDKDLAEPTAIAPSEDAVRVMTIHASKGLEFPIVFVLDLTKRFNLQDIQKNYLFNETYGVGTSYKDIERRINYPTLPEMALKIEKKKKLLSEEMRKLYVALTRAEEKLFLVGSYKDQETAWQEWGKPLSHKEVVLPAIERFNAPHLMKWIGMSLVRHPASQNDFLDTPAPIGEIQQHPASFSIHFYNETDIQTLLKEQEVQIDDRWLERIQTTIEQETGINSDEATANMIQEANQLMTYHYQHEGATRTTSYQSVSEIKRLFEEPEDARMIKIDVSQPRNRFVSETLARPKFMTEVSVPTATEIGTATHLVMQSIDLTETPSQTSLERLIAELVNKGLVTIPIAKKINQNSLLAFFKTELGLKLVAHPQAVTREAPFSLLMDAEDIFYDMKEDGKDKILIHGIIDGYLEEEDGIILYDFKTNHLGKNKDADRQKIIDNYRGQLNLYKEALESIIGKPVKASYLCLLSVGETILL, from the coding sequence ATGGAATTGCCGATTAAACCTCAAAATAGTCGATTTACTGATGGACAGTGGCAAGCAGTTTATGAAACAGACCATACTATTTTAGTTTCTGCTTCAGCTGGTTCAGGTAAGACAACGGTTTTAGTTGAACGAGTTATTGAAAAAATCAAAGCCGGTACCAATGTTGATGAATTATTGATTGTCACTTATACCGAAGCAGCCGCGCGTGAAATGAAGGGACGAATTCAAGTTGCGATTCAAAAAGCGTTGACAGCTGAAGGCGAAGCTACAATGAAACGCCATTTAGTGAAACAAATTTCATTGTTACCCCAAGCACATATTAGTACGCTGCATGCTTTTTGTTTGCAAGTTATTCGTCGATACTATTATTTAATTGAGTTAGATCCAGTCTTTCGTTTATTGACCGATGAAACGGAAATGCTGTTATTAAAAGAAGACGTTTGGACCGAATTACGGGAAACTCTATATGGTGAAGAAGCTAATCAGTTTTATAATTTAACAGCTACGTATTCTAATGACCGAAATGATGATGGTTTGACCCAGTTGATTTTTTCGCTATATGAATTTTCAAGAGCTAATCCGAATCCTCAACTGTGGCTTGAACATTTGTCAGATTTATATCGTGTTCCACAAACAGGATTTGGAGAAACAAAGTTATTTCAAGAACTAGTTAAACCACAGATTTTAGAAGTTCTTACTAGTTTGGTTGATGGAGCAACAAGAGCCAGTCAATTAGCTGAAGGAACGGAAGAATTAACTAAACAGTATGAACTGGTCCATTCTGAACAACGTTTTTTTGAAGAATTATTAGGCTTAGTTGAAGAAGATCACTATGAAGCAATCTATCATCATAGTAAACTATTTAAATTTGAACGGATTAGTGCGGTAAAAAAAGCTGCTGATGAAAGTATTAAAGAGGTTGGAGTAGAAGTTAAGCAATTACGAGATCAGTATAAAGAACGTTATAATCAAATGAGTGCTGATTATTTTGCTATTTTGCCAGAAGATATGGCTAAGCTTATGGAAAAGGCGATTCCTATTATTGAAGAAATGGCTCGTGTGACTCAACTCTTTACTGAGGCTTATTCAACTGAAAAACGCAATCGCAATGTATTAGACTTTAATGATTTGGAACATCTTACCTTACAAATTTTGGCAACTTATGAAGAAGGTAGCTGGCATCCAACTGAAGCATCGAATTATTACCGTGAAAAGTTTAGTGAAGTGTTAGTAGATGAGTATCAAGATGTGAATCAGCTGCAAGAAAACTTAGTCTTTTGGTTAGCTAATGAAAATCCTGAACAAGGAAATCTTTTTATGGTAGGGGATGTAAAACAGTCAATTTATTCCTTCCGATTAGCAGATCCTACTTTATTTTTAACGAAATATGAAAAATTTGGACAGCATATTGGCGGTGAACGGATTATCTTAGCTGAGAATTTTCGTTCTCGTGGCGAAGTGTTGCATTTTACAAATCTGATTTTCCAACAATTAATGGATAAATCTGTAGGACAAATGGATTATGATGAAGCAGCAAAGTTAATTCATGGTTTTCCAAACTTTCCTGAGAGTCACAAACATCAACCTGAAATTCTGATTTATGAAAAAGGAACAACTGAAGAAGCGGATGATGGCGATAGCGAGTCTGTTGGTTGGGACATGCGGATTAATGATAAAACTGAAGGCGAATTGCTTATGGTGGGACAACGCATTCAACAATTAATTACAGAAGAATTCCCAATCTATGATAAAGAATTGAAACAGAACCGCAGTATCCAGTATCAAGATATCGTACTATTGACTCCAACTAAGAAAAATAATTTGATTTTATTAGATATTTTTAAACGTTTAGAAATACCATTACATGTAAATGATACTCAAAATTATTTTCAAACGACTGAAATCAAAGTTATGATGGCTTTGCTAAAAATCATTGATAATCCTTATCAAGATATTCCATTAGCGGCAGTTTTACGCTCACCGATTGTTGGATTAGATGAAAATCAATTAGCGCATATTCGGATCAATAAAAAAACTGGAGATTATTATGAAGCATTAGATAATTTTTATCGAAATTATACTGGAATTGAAAAGGCTAGCCATTTTGTGACTGAATTATTTGAAAAGGTCAAACGCTTTATGGAACTATTAGAAAATTGGCGTAGAATGGCTCGTAGAGAACATCTGGTAACATTGATTTGGTCTATCTATGAAGAAACGGGGTTTTTAGATTACGTTGGAGGCATGAGTGCTGGAAAACAGCGTCAAGCCAATCTTCATGCGTTATATGAACGAGCAGAAAATTATGAAACTAGTAGCTTTAAAGGCTTGTTTCAGTTTGTTCGATTTATTGAAAAAATGCAAGAAAAAGATAAGGACTTGGCTGAACCTACTGCTATTGCACCGTCAGAAGATGCTGTTCGAGTGATGACTATTCATGCCAGTAAAGGATTAGAGTTTCCAATTGTTTTTGTATTAGATTTAACGAAACGCTTTAATTTACAAGACATTCAGAAAAACTATTTATTTAATGAAACTTATGGTGTTGGAACAAGTTATAAAGACATAGAACGTCGCATTAATTATCCAACATTACCAGAAATGGCCTTAAAAATTGAGAAAAAGAAAAAGCTACTTTCGGAAGAAATGCGAAAACTTTATGTAGCCTTAACCCGCGCAGAAGAAAAACTCTTTTTGGTAGGTTCTTATAAAGATCAAGAAACAGCGTGGCAAGAATGGGGCAAACCGCTCAGTCATAAAGAAGTAGTTTTACCTGCAATTGAGCGTTTCAATGCACCTCATCTAATGAAGTGGATTGGCATGTCATTAGTACGACATCCGGCTAGTCAAAATGATTTCTTAGACACGCCGGCTCCAATTGGTGAAATCCAACAACATCCTGCTTCATTTAGTATTCATTTTTATAATGAAACAGATATTCAAACATTGCTTAAAGAGCAAGAAGTTCAAATAGATGACAGATGGCTAGAAAGGATTCAAACCACGATTGAACAAGAAACTGGTATAAATAGCGATGAAGCAACAGCAAACATGATTCAAGAGGCTAATCAACTGATGACTTATCATTATCAGCATGAAGGGGCTACTCGAACAACAAGTTATCAGTCTGTTTCTGAGATTAAACGGCTTTTTGAGGAACCTGAAGATGCTCGAATGATTAAAATTGATGTTAGTCAGCCAAGAAATCGATTTGTCTCTGAAACATTAGCTCGGCCTAAATTTATGACTGAGGTTAGTGTCCCAACAGCAACTGAAATTGGAACGGCTACTCATTTAGTCATGCAATCAATTGACTTAACAGAAACACCAAGTCAAACAAGTCTGGAAAGGCTAATAGCTGAACTAGTTAATAAAGGCTTGGTAACAATACCGATAGCCAAAAAAATCAATCAAAACTCACTATTAGCGTTTTTTAAGACAGAATTAGGTTTAAAATTAGTGGCACATCCTCAAGCAGTCACAAGGGAAGCTCCATTTTCATTATTGATGGATGCGGAAGATATTTTTTATGATATGAAAGAAGATGGGAAAGATAAAATCCTCATTCATGGGATTATTGATGGTTATTTGGAAGAAGAAGATGGGATTATTTTGTATGATTTTAAAACCAATCATCTTGGGAAAAACAAAGATGCCGATCGTCAAAAAATTATTGATAACTATCGGGGGCAACTTAATTTATACAAAGAAGCTTTAGAAAGTATTATTGGAAAGCCCGTAAAAGCCAGCTATCTTTGTTTATTAAGTGTTGGTGAAACTATTTTACTCTAA
- the allC gene encoding allantoate deiminase codes for MAQLDLDKEVLESVKWLSSIGADPTGGTTRLLYSDSWLEAQNGVKAKLEEVGMTTKFDAIGNLFGRLEGSKYPNETILAGSHIDTVVNGGKLDGQFGVLSAYLAVKLLKEKYGQPLRTLEVISMAEEEGSRFPYAFWGSKNLFNEAKKEDVVDISDFNGVKFVDAMHNAGFDFKQADEAVRDDIKAFVEIHIEQGNVLELEGKSVGVVTSIVGQKRYTIVLKGEANHAGTTPMKYRKDAVYAFSKICSQSIDKARAVGEPLVLTFGKVEPKPNTVNVVPGEVLFTMDCRHTNQAELDAFTTEIENDMKQIASDMGMEIDIDLWMNEPPVPMDDTIIDVLKKVSEAEGINYRMMHSGAGHDSQIIAPHIPTAMIFVPSIGGISHNPAEDTKNEDLVEGVKTMAAALYELAYID; via the coding sequence ATGGCTCAATTAGATTTAGACAAAGAAGTTTTAGAAAGTGTGAAATGGTTATCTAGTATCGGAGCAGATCCAACTGGAGGAACAACACGTTTATTGTATTCAGATTCATGGTTAGAAGCTCAAAATGGCGTCAAAGCTAAGTTAGAAGAAGTTGGAATGACAACAAAATTTGATGCTATCGGGAATTTGTTTGGTCGTTTAGAAGGATCAAAATATCCTAATGAAACCATCTTAGCAGGTTCGCATATCGATACTGTGGTAAATGGTGGGAAATTAGATGGACAATTTGGAGTACTTTCTGCATACTTAGCAGTCAAACTTTTAAAAGAAAAATATGGTCAACCACTTCGTACATTAGAAGTCATTTCAATGGCAGAAGAAGAAGGTAGCCGTTTCCCATATGCTTTTTGGGGTAGTAAAAATTTATTTAATGAAGCAAAAAAAGAAGATGTCGTTGATATTTCTGATTTTAACGGTGTGAAATTTGTTGATGCTATGCACAATGCTGGTTTTGATTTTAAACAAGCAGATGAAGCGGTTCGTGATGATATTAAAGCTTTTGTTGAGATTCATATTGAACAAGGAAATGTCTTAGAATTAGAAGGCAAATCGGTTGGTGTAGTAACAAGTATTGTTGGACAAAAACGTTATACAATTGTCCTAAAAGGTGAAGCAAATCACGCAGGAACAACACCTATGAAGTACCGTAAAGATGCCGTTTATGCATTTAGCAAAATCTGTTCTCAATCAATTGATAAAGCTAGAGCAGTTGGCGAACCTTTAGTCCTAACCTTTGGTAAAGTTGAACCAAAACCAAATACAGTAAATGTTGTACCAGGGGAAGTTCTGTTTACAATGGACTGTCGTCATACGAATCAAGCTGAACTAGACGCATTTACAACTGAAATTGAAAATGATATGAAGCAAATTGCTAGCGATATGGGAATGGAAATTGACATTGATCTTTGGATGAATGAACCTCCTGTTCCAATGGATGATACGATTATTGATGTATTGAAAAAAGTATCTGAGGCAGAAGGTATTAACTATCGTATGATGCATAGTGGTGCTGGACATGATTCACAAATTATTGCACCACATATTCCAACAGCTATGATTTTTGTTCCTAGTATTGGTGGCATTAGTCACAATCCAGCAGAAGATACAAAAAATGAAGATTTGGTTGAAGGTGTTAAAACAATGGCAGCCGCACTTTATGAATTAGCATACATCGATTAG
- a CDS encoding MFS transporter, whose product MENQQQVVKKKGLEYWQQIIIMLCLGWAVIWIYRSALSPIFTELNLSLGGGISDSALGAISSFYFFGYTGMQIPAGILVDKFGKKAVLIPGFTLFALAAIVIANANGIGMVYVGSLMAGIGCGSYYGSAYSLSSESIPQERRGLSTAIINSGSAVGMGVGLILSSLLVKQLNLPWQIMMYLVAVLVVFIMIAFVKIIRTTPDTVVNHVTNKTKNDPEDKVSMSTLFAPNMIASYVLYFATCYGYYMVVTWLPSFLQQERGFQGVAIGFSSALVAFSAIPGALFFSRLSDKFQSKKIQFIVVLELLAAGMLILTVLAPSSGILLVGLVLYGLLGKLAVEPIIISYIGDTAPKKGYGTTFGVFNFFGMSSSVLAPWVTGVISDATGSKVNGFYLSALIMVVGTVLFLGANILMKKKKA is encoded by the coding sequence ATGGAGAATCAACAACAAGTAGTGAAGAAAAAAGGATTAGAGTACTGGCAGCAGATTATCATTATGCTATGTCTAGGATGGGCGGTTATTTGGATTTATCGTTCAGCATTATCACCAATCTTTACAGAATTAAATCTGTCATTAGGTGGAGGCATTAGCGATAGTGCGTTAGGTGCTATTTCAAGTTTTTACTTTTTTGGTTATACCGGAATGCAAATACCAGCTGGAATTTTAGTAGACAAATTCGGGAAAAAAGCCGTCTTAATTCCAGGATTTACATTATTTGCCCTTGCAGCAATTGTCATTGCCAATGCAAATGGAATCGGAATGGTTTATGTTGGTAGTTTGATGGCCGGAATTGGCTGTGGTTCTTACTATGGTTCAGCATATTCATTATCATCTGAAAGTATTCCACAAGAACGTCGTGGTCTTTCTACTGCAATTATTAATAGTGGTTCCGCTGTAGGTATGGGAGTTGGATTAATTCTTTCAAGTTTATTAGTAAAACAATTAAACTTACCATGGCAAATTATGATGTATTTAGTTGCTGTTTTAGTTGTCTTCATTATGATTGCTTTTGTTAAAATTATCCGTACAACACCAGATACAGTTGTTAATCACGTTACGAACAAAACGAAAAATGATCCAGAAGATAAAGTTTCAATGAGTACGTTATTCGCACCAAATATGATTGCTTCGTATGTATTATATTTTGCAACATGTTATGGCTATTACATGGTAGTAACTTGGTTGCCTTCATTCTTACAACAAGAACGTGGTTTTCAAGGTGTTGCAATTGGTTTTTCATCTGCATTAGTTGCCTTTTCAGCAATTCCAGGAGCGTTGTTCTTCAGTCGCTTATCTGATAAATTTCAATCTAAAAAAATTCAATTTATCGTTGTTTTAGAATTATTAGCAGCGGGAATGTTGATTTTAACTGTGTTAGCTCCATCATCTGGAATTTTATTGGTTGGGTTAGTTTTATATGGCTTACTTGGTAAATTAGCCGTTGAACCAATTATTATTTCTTATATCGGTGATACCGCTCCTAAAAAAGGCTATGGAACAACATTTGGCGTATTTAACTTCTTCGGAATGAGTTCTTCAGTATTAGCTCCATGGGTAACAGGAGTGATTTCAGATGCAACAGGCTCCAAAGTGAATGGTTTTTATCTTTCAGCATTAATTATGGTTGTAGGTACCGTTTTATTCTTAGGTGCAAATATCTTAATGAAAAAGAAAAAAGCTTAA